In a single window of the Pseudomonas oryzihabitans genome:
- a CDS encoding AAA family ATPase, with product MSQLLISALQNPALYPHPTSAFRVIETHISWVVLTGEVAYKIKKPVNFGFLDFTDLDARGHFCREELRLNQRLTRDLYQDVVAITGTESAPQLGGDGPVIEYALRMREFPQSQLLSEVQKRGELSPAHIDALAEQIARFHQVAPQVAIEHPLCTSDAAMAPVRQNFEQIRAMLSEAADLRQLDQLEAWAEASYARLLPLFEARCRDGYIRECHGDIHLANATLLDGEVVLFDCIEFNEPFRLTDTMGDAGFLAMDLEDRGLAALSNRFVNAYFEATGDYAGLALLDFYKAYRAMVRAKIALFRLGQAEEPALRAEILASYRSYTALAEGYTQVPQPFAAVMHGVSGIGKSTVALALVEALGAIRLRSDVERKRLYADSDEATRYSAAAGEATYGRLHEIGAQVLAAGYPLVLDATYLKQVQRTAAQTLAEAQGVPLLFIDCQADDALIAHWLQERQAEGTDPSEATLAVVAAQRQAQDPLEPAEQDRALIVALGQAGQLEALPARLLRRLGRAEA from the coding sequence GTGAGCCAGCTCCTGATTTCCGCCCTGCAGAACCCGGCGCTCTATCCCCACCCCACTTCGGCGTTCCGCGTCATCGAAACCCATATTTCCTGGGTCGTGCTGACGGGCGAGGTTGCCTACAAGATCAAGAAGCCGGTGAACTTCGGTTTTCTGGACTTCACCGACCTGGACGCGCGAGGTCACTTCTGCCGGGAAGAGCTGCGGCTCAACCAGCGCCTGACACGCGATCTCTACCAGGACGTGGTGGCCATCACCGGCACTGAAAGCGCCCCCCAGCTGGGTGGCGACGGTCCGGTCATCGAATACGCCCTGCGCATGCGTGAATTCCCCCAGAGCCAGCTGCTCAGCGAAGTGCAGAAGCGCGGAGAGCTGAGCCCGGCGCACATCGACGCCCTGGCCGAGCAGATCGCCCGCTTCCATCAGGTGGCCCCCCAGGTCGCGATCGAGCATCCGCTGTGCACCTCGGATGCCGCCATGGCGCCGGTGCGGCAAAACTTCGAGCAGATCCGCGCCATGTTGAGCGAAGCGGCCGACCTCAGGCAGCTGGACCAGCTCGAAGCCTGGGCCGAAGCCAGCTACGCCCGCCTGCTGCCACTGTTCGAGGCACGCTGCCGCGACGGCTACATCCGCGAATGCCACGGCGACATCCACCTGGCCAATGCCACCCTGCTCGATGGCGAGGTGGTGCTGTTCGACTGCATCGAGTTCAACGAACCCTTCCGCCTGACCGACACCATGGGCGATGCCGGCTTCCTGGCCATGGACCTGGAGGACCGCGGCCTCGCGGCGCTGAGCAACAGATTCGTCAACGCCTACTTCGAGGCGACCGGCGACTACGCCGGCTTGGCCTTGCTGGACTTCTACAAGGCCTATCGCGCCATGGTGCGCGCCAAGATCGCCCTGTTCCGCCTGGGCCAGGCCGAGGAGCCGGCCCTGCGCGCCGAGATCCTTGCCAGCTATCGCAGCTACACGGCGCTGGCCGAAGGCTATACCCAGGTGCCCCAGCCCTTCGCGGCGGTGATGCACGGGGTCTCGGGCATCGGCAAGAGCACCGTGGCCCTGGCCCTGGTCGAGGCGCTTGGCGCCATACGCCTGAGATCCGACGTCGAACGCAAGCGACTCTATGCCGACAGCGACGAGGCCACCCGCTATAGCGCGGCGGCGGGCGAAGCCACCTATGGCCGCCTGCACGAGATCGGCGCCCAGGTGCTGGCGGCCGGCTATCCGCTGGTACTCGACGCGACCTACCTCAAGCAGGTGCAACGGACGGCGGCCCAGACGCTGGCGGAAGCCCAGGGTGTCCCGCTGTTGTTCATCGATTGCCAGGCGGACGACGCGCTCATCGCACACTGGTTGCAGGAGCGGCAGGCCGAAGGAACGGACCCTTCCGAAGCCACCCTCGCGGTTGTAGCGGCGCAGCGTCAGGCGCAGGATCCGCTGGAGCCCGCCGAGCAGGATCGCGCGCTGATCGTGGCGCTGGGTCAGGCCGGACAGCTGGAGGCCCTGCCGGCTCGCCTGCTGCGCCGCCTGGGTCGCGCCGAGGCCTGA
- a CDS encoding cytidine deaminase has translation MSAVPAETLDHLLTEAVTASQRAYCPHSEFPVGAALLTAEGTVIHGCNVENISYGLTNCAERSALFAAISQGLPPRSFTAMAIHAPGVPLISPCGACRQVLLELMAPDATIVCSGSEPGRTRTWTLAELLPGAFDDF, from the coding sequence ATGTCCGCTGTTCCTGCTGAAACCCTCGACCACCTGCTGACCGAGGCCGTCACCGCTTCCCAGCGTGCCTACTGCCCGCATTCCGAATTTCCCGTCGGGGCCGCCCTGCTGACGGCGGAGGGCACAGTCATCCATGGCTGCAACGTGGAAAACATCTCCTATGGCCTGACCAACTGCGCCGAACGCAGCGCTCTGTTCGCCGCCATCAGCCAGGGCCTGCCGCCACGCAGCTTCACCGCCATGGCCATCCATGCGCCAGGCGTTCCCCTGATCAGCCCCTGCGGTGCCTGTCGCCAAGTGCTGCTGGAGCTGATGGCGCCCGACGCGACCATCGTCTGCAGTGGCAGCGAGCCCGGCCGGACCCGTACCTGGACCCTGGCTGAGCTGCTGCCCGGCGCCTTCGACGACTTCTAA
- a CDS encoding NupC/NupG family nucleoside CNT transporter has protein sequence MISVLGMLLLVAIAIAFSRQRRAIRLRTVLAAFLLQAGLGLFVLYIPWGQQVLGSVSGAVSSLQLYADKGIEFLFGGLAGPRMFEYFGNGGFVFAVRVLPLIVFFGSLIAVLYYLGIMGWIIRLVGGALQALLGTSRVESTTVTATLFLGQSEMPLVVRPFIAELTRSELFAIMVGGFAAVAGSVLLGYAGMGVELKYLIAASFMAAPGGLLMAKLMEPETEQPRDQAMKTLGEGEERPANVIDAAAEGAQVGLRIALAVGAMLLAFIALIALLNGILGWCGAWFGLPQLSMQLVLGYMLAPVAFLIGVPWSEAVQAGGFIGQKLVLNEFVAYADLSTYLDPVKAAAAGAQPLSAHTQVIVTFALCGFANLSSIAIQLGGLGGIAPQRRHELAQLGLRAMLGGTLANLMSAALAGFFVSL, from the coding sequence ATGATCTCTGTGTTGGGCATGCTGTTGCTGGTGGCGATCGCCATCGCCTTTTCTCGCCAGCGGCGCGCCATTCGGCTGCGCACCGTACTCGCGGCCTTTCTGTTGCAAGCCGGCCTCGGCCTGTTCGTGCTCTACATCCCCTGGGGCCAGCAGGTGCTCGGCAGCGTATCCGGCGCCGTCTCGTCGCTGCAGCTCTATGCCGACAAGGGCATCGAATTTCTCTTCGGCGGCCTGGCCGGCCCCAGGATGTTCGAGTACTTCGGTAACGGCGGCTTCGTTTTCGCCGTGCGGGTCCTGCCCCTGATCGTCTTCTTCGGCAGCCTGATCGCGGTGCTCTACTACCTGGGCATCATGGGCTGGATCATCCGCCTGGTAGGCGGCGCGCTGCAGGCGCTGCTCGGCACCAGCCGGGTGGAATCCACCACGGTGACCGCCACCCTGTTTCTCGGCCAGTCGGAGATGCCTCTGGTGGTACGGCCGTTCATCGCCGAACTCACCCGCTCGGAGTTGTTCGCCATCATGGTCGGCGGTTTCGCCGCCGTGGCCGGCTCGGTGCTGCTGGGCTACGCCGGCATGGGCGTGGAGCTGAAATACCTGATCGCCGCCAGCTTCATGGCCGCACCGGGCGGGCTGCTGATGGCCAAGCTGATGGAGCCGGAGACCGAACAACCACGCGACCAGGCCATGAAGACTCTGGGGGAGGGCGAGGAGCGCCCGGCCAACGTCATCGACGCGGCAGCCGAGGGCGCCCAGGTCGGCTTGCGCATTGCCCTGGCGGTCGGCGCCATGCTGTTGGCCTTCATCGCCCTGATCGCCTTGCTCAACGGCATTCTCGGCTGGTGCGGTGCCTGGTTCGGCCTGCCGCAGCTGAGCATGCAGCTGGTGCTGGGCTATATGCTGGCGCCGGTCGCCTTCCTGATCGGAGTGCCCTGGAGCGAGGCGGTACAAGCCGGCGGCTTCATCGGCCAGAAGCTGGTGCTCAACGAATTCGTCGCCTATGCCGATCTGTCGACCTACCTGGATCCCGTCAAGGCCGCGGCGGCCGGGGCACAACCCCTGTCGGCGCACACCCAGGTCATCGTCACCTTTGCCCTTTGCGGCTTCGCCAATCTGTCGTCCATTGCCATTCAACTCGGCGGCCTGGGCGGCATCGCCCCCCAGCGGCGTCACGAACTGGCCCAGCTGGGCCTGCGCGCCATGCTTGGCGGCACCCTGGCCAACCTGATGAGTGCGGCCCTGGCCGGCTTCTTTGTCAGCCTTTGA
- a CDS encoding YqcC family protein: MDERLPALADQLLHIERELRLLGWWSAQAPSAEALASQEPFCVDTLSFAQWLQWIFLPRMKLIIESDAVLPARSSIRPMAEMVYQGNLDPVLPLLASLAEFDRLIESV; encoded by the coding sequence ATGGACGAGCGCCTGCCTGCCCTGGCCGATCAACTGCTGCACATCGAGCGCGAATTGCGCCTGCTCGGCTGGTGGTCGGCGCAGGCGCCCAGCGCCGAGGCCCTGGCCAGTCAGGAGCCTTTCTGCGTCGATACCCTGAGCTTCGCCCAGTGGCTGCAGTGGATCTTCCTGCCGCGGATGAAGCTGATCATCGAAAGCGACGCGGTACTGCCAGCGCGGTCGAGCATCCGGCCGATGGCAGAGATGGTCTACCAGGGCAACCTCGATCCGGTGTTGCCCCTGCTCGCTTCCCTGGCCGAATTCGATCGGCTCATCGAAAGCGTCTGA
- a CDS encoding tetratricopeptide repeat protein: MTKAVWPVVIAGVLLAGCAAPQRGAIPVVDSGGPVSNGELYRQGNNRPLPAQRQAPVAAAPSAPADSGVTVMVPGGSSAPLETYAAPAASAPLITSSSPNAPAAQAPVQSGYAQPVYPPASQAGSPATRTAPTGIPSASNTSGGGLAADEQLDGPVLALLTTAQQQQSGGDLNGASSSLERAQRIAPREPQVLYRLAQVRLAQNDPAQGEQLARRALSYANGRPALQASLWQLIAQAREAQGDASGAALARQKAQVGT, translated from the coding sequence GTGACGAAAGCAGTCTGGCCGGTAGTGATCGCCGGTGTTCTTCTCGCCGGTTGCGCCGCGCCGCAGCGTGGTGCCATCCCGGTAGTAGATTCCGGCGGCCCGGTGTCCAACGGCGAGCTCTATCGCCAGGGCAACAATCGCCCCTTGCCGGCGCAGCGCCAGGCACCGGTGGCTGCGGCGCCTAGCGCCCCGGCCGATTCCGGGGTGACGGTCATGGTGCCGGGCGGCAGTTCCGCGCCATTGGAGACCTATGCCGCGCCCGCCGCCTCCGCGCCGCTGATTACCTCGTCCAGCCCCAATGCGCCAGCCGCCCAGGCGCCGGTGCAGTCCGGCTACGCTCAGCCGGTCTATCCCCCTGCCAGTCAGGCTGGCTCCCCGGCCACCCGTACGGCGCCCACCGGCATACCCTCCGCAAGCAACACCAGTGGTGGTGGCCTGGCGGCCGACGAGCAGCTCGATGGCCCGGTGCTGGCCTTGCTGACCACTGCGCAGCAGCAGCAGAGCGGTGGCGATCTCAACGGCGCATCCTCGAGTCTTGAGCGTGCCCAGCGCATCGCGCCCCGCGAGCCTCAGGTGCTCTATCGCCTGGCCCAGGTGCGTTTGGCCCAGAACGACCCCGCCCAGGGTGAGCAGCTGGCGCGCCGCGCCCTGAGCTACGCCAATGGCCGGCCGGCTCTGCAGGCCAGTCTCTGGCAGCTGATCGCCCAGGCCCGAGAGGCCCAGGGCGATGCGTCCGGCGCCGCCCTGGCCCGGCAGAAGGCCCAGGTGGGTACCTGA
- a CDS encoding DUF4124 domain-containing protein, protein MRSIFWLSALAFACSLSAQAAQVYKWTDDKGVTHFSAQPPEGQKANEVDVKTAPQINGSGSAPTYKMPNGAQQPSVSNDAQQQELDRRVKAQVREEQNKLKEQCDQARQNLAQLRNNPRILVQSGRGETRRLSEEERQQRLADTQLSIEQNCGK, encoded by the coding sequence ATGCGCTCGATCTTCTGGCTATCCGCTCTGGCTTTCGCCTGCAGCCTGTCCGCCCAGGCCGCTCAGGTCTACAAGTGGACCGACGACAAGGGCGTCACCCATTTCAGTGCCCAGCCACCCGAAGGCCAGAAGGCCAACGAGGTGGACGTGAAGACGGCGCCGCAGATCAATGGCAGTGGCAGCGCACCCACCTACAAGATGCCCAATGGCGCCCAGCAGCCGTCGGTGTCCAATGATGCCCAGCAACAGGAGCTGGATCGCCGGGTGAAGGCGCAGGTGCGCGAGGAGCAGAACAAGCTCAAGGAGCAGTGCGATCAGGCGCGCCAGAATCTGGCACAGCTGCGCAACAACCCGCGCATCCTGGTTCAGTCCGGTCGCGGCGAGACGCGGCGGCTGAGCGAGGAAGAGCGTCAGCAGCGACTGGCCGACACCCAGTTGTCCATCGAGCAGAATTGCGGCAAATAA
- the deoA gene encoding thymidine phosphorylase: MWLAQEVIRQKRDGLELSATDLQRLVLGIADDSLSEGQIAAFAMATLLRGMTAAERTALTLAMRDSGQVLHWDLPGPVVDKHSTGGVGDLTSLVLAPLLAACGCHVPMISGRGLGHTGGTLDKLESIPGYRIRPGLARFRQVVAEVGCAIVGPDADLAPADRRLYAIRDVTATVESVDLITASILAKKLAAGLDVLVMDVKTGGGAFMAETTAAQRLADSLVEVAEAAGVRTRSLITDMSQPLARSAGNALEVEEAIALLAGDVRSERLWRVIQALAEEALQLAGLAEDAATAEHLVLDAWRSGAALERFSAMNRALGGPPDLTDRPWQHLPRAAVVRAVHPARPGWVQQVDTRALGLLVVELGGGRQRPDADIDPAVGLAELALPGERVGEERPLGLIHAQDTASAERAAAQLQAAYSLGEERPAASMPPVLDRR, translated from the coding sequence ATGTGGCTCGCCCAGGAAGTGATCCGCCAGAAGCGCGATGGCCTGGAGCTGTCCGCTACGGACCTCCAGCGCCTGGTCCTCGGCATCGCCGACGACAGCCTCAGCGAAGGCCAGATTGCCGCCTTCGCCATGGCTACCCTGCTGCGCGGCATGACCGCCGCCGAACGTACCGCCCTGACCCTGGCCATGCGCGACAGCGGTCAGGTGCTGCACTGGGACCTGCCTGGTCCGGTGGTGGACAAGCACTCCACCGGGGGCGTGGGCGATCTCACCAGCCTGGTGCTGGCGCCCCTGCTCGCCGCCTGCGGCTGCCATGTGCCGATGATTTCCGGACGCGGCCTGGGTCATACCGGTGGCACCCTGGACAAGCTGGAAAGTATTCCCGGCTACCGCATCCGCCCTGGCCTCGCGCGGTTTCGCCAGGTGGTGGCCGAGGTGGGCTGCGCCATCGTCGGTCCCGATGCCGACCTGGCGCCAGCCGATCGCCGGTTGTATGCCATCCGCGATGTCACCGCCACGGTGGAGTCGGTGGATCTGATCACCGCCTCCATCCTGGCCAAGAAACTGGCCGCTGGCCTGGATGTGCTGGTCATGGACGTCAAGACTGGCGGCGGTGCCTTCATGGCCGAGACAACGGCGGCGCAACGCCTGGCCGACAGCCTGGTCGAGGTGGCCGAGGCGGCGGGGGTACGTACCCGTTCGCTCATCACCGACATGAGTCAGCCCCTGGCCCGCAGTGCCGGCAATGCTCTGGAAGTGGAGGAGGCCATCGCCCTGCTGGCCGGCGACGTCCGCAGCGAACGCCTCTGGCGGGTGATCCAGGCCCTGGCCGAGGAGGCGCTGCAGCTGGCCGGACTGGCGGAGGATGCCGCGACGGCCGAGCATCTGGTGCTGGATGCCTGGCGCAGTGGCGCTGCCCTGGAACGTTTCTCGGCCATGAATCGGGCGCTCGGGGGCCCGCCGGACCTGACCGACCGACCCTGGCAGCATCTGCCCCGGGCGGCGGTGGTGCGGGCCGTCCATCCAGCGCGACCTGGGTGGGTACAGCAGGTCGATACCCGCGCCCTCGGCCTGCTGGTGGTCGAGCTGGGTGGTGGCCGGCAACGCCCCGACGCCGACATAGACCCTGCCGTGGGCCTGGCCGAGTTGGCGCTGCCGGGCGAACGGGTAGGGGAGGAGCGACCGCTGGGCCTGATCCATGCCCAGGATACCGCCAGCGCAGAGCGGGCCGCCGCGCAGTTACAGGCAGCCTACTCGCTTGGCGAGGAACGGCCGGCAGCCAGCATGCCGCCCGTGCTGGATCGGCGCTAG
- a CDS encoding cyclic nucleotide-binding domain-containing protein, with the protein MYLIGDQPPYVDQLRQTLQAIPAQLLSGMAPSRQPLQLSPAALLQDWMRNDEVYLIQRGPLRVVLDQRALFQLDEGDLIGLGRPLDLPTLNYESEADVLVQPYDREAFLTAATATPAQRDALLRYMLGQQSLLAQALIRLKPPVTQPATGFRRYAAGEVIIRQGDSAEHVFVITEGHAEAWVDGCKVGEVCQDEIVGALAVFTHTPRTASVIAKTSCAVLVIPQDQFVSLMETTPRIAHSLIENMARHINTLNKEVTRLRSAAEQPSASN; encoded by the coding sequence ATGTACCTCATCGGCGATCAGCCCCCCTATGTCGATCAGTTGCGCCAGACGCTGCAAGCCATTCCTGCGCAGCTGCTCAGTGGTATGGCGCCGAGTCGGCAGCCGCTGCAGCTAAGTCCGGCGGCGCTGCTGCAGGACTGGATGCGTAACGATGAGGTCTATCTGATCCAGCGCGGGCCATTGCGCGTGGTCCTGGATCAGCGGGCGCTGTTCCAGCTCGACGAAGGCGACTTGATCGGCCTGGGGCGCCCCCTGGATCTGCCCACGCTCAATTACGAGAGCGAGGCCGACGTCCTGGTGCAACCCTATGACCGGGAGGCCTTCCTTACCGCGGCCACCGCTACTCCCGCCCAACGCGATGCCCTGCTGCGCTACATGCTCGGCCAGCAATCCCTGCTCGCGCAGGCGCTGATCCGCCTGAAGCCGCCAGTCACCCAGCCCGCGACCGGTTTTCGCCGCTATGCCGCTGGCGAGGTCATCATTCGCCAGGGCGACTCCGCCGAGCATGTCTTCGTCATCACCGAGGGGCATGCCGAGGCCTGGGTGGATGGCTGCAAGGTTGGCGAGGTCTGCCAGGACGAAATCGTCGGGGCGCTGGCGGTCTTCACACATACGCCGCGTACCGCCAGCGTCATCGCCAAGACCTCCTGCGCGGTGCTGGTGATTCCCCAGGACCAGTTCGTCTCGCTGATGGAAACCACCCCGCGCATTGCCCACAGCCTGATCGAGAACATGGCGCGCCATATCAACACCCTGAACAAGGAAGTCACCCGCCTGCGCAGCGCTGCGGAACAGCCTTCCGCCAGTAATTAA
- the mrcB gene encoding penicillin-binding protein 1B, which produces MKRPRSSRSRKRKTFDWRRLSGWAVKLGLVALVALAGVCIYLDAVVQEKFSGKRWTIPAKVYARPLELFNGVKLSRDDFLTELDALGYRREKTVDGPGSVSVGASTVDLNARGFQFYEGMEPPRAIRVRFAGGTVSGVSALDGSNLAVARLEPLMIGGIYPAHNEDRILIKLDQAPPHLVDGLVAVEDREFWHHHGVSPKSIARAVWVNATSGQVRQGGSTLTQQLVKNFYLTNERSITRKGTEALMALLLELHYSKQEILEAYLNEVFLGQDGSRAIHGFGLAAQYFFGQPFSELKLHQVALLVGLVKGPSYYNPRRYPERAMTRRNLVLDLMAEQGVVSATEAEAAKARPLGITKAGSLTNSSFPAFVDLVKRQLKQDYRDEDLTEEGLRIFTSFDPILQTKAEAAMAESMKRIDGRKGAENVESAMVVTNPETGEVQALLGGRDPRFAGYNRALDAVRQVGSLIKPAVYLTALERPSKYTLTTLIQDEPFSVKGADGQVWRPQNYEHKAHGTIFLYQGLAHSYNLSTARLGLDLGLPEVLKTVERLGVSRALPPYPATLLGAGALTPMEVATMYQTLANGGFNTPLRSIRSVLDANGEPLKRYPFQIEQRFDTGAIYLVQYAMQRVMREGTGRSVYNQIPTSVNLAGKTGTTNDSRDSWFSGFSQDLLAVVWLGRDDNGKTPLTGATGALQVWSNFMRRADPVSLDMPVPDNIVQAWVDATTGRGTDPSCPNAVQMPYIRGSEPPPGVACGAPAAPAASGNGNGGNPVMDWVKGWLN; this is translated from the coding sequence ATGAAGCGACCCCGATCCTCTCGTTCCCGCAAGCGCAAGACCTTTGATTGGCGCCGTCTGTCCGGTTGGGCAGTCAAGCTCGGTCTGGTCGCGCTGGTAGCCCTGGCTGGCGTGTGCATCTATCTGGATGCCGTGGTCCAGGAAAAATTCTCTGGCAAACGCTGGACCATTCCGGCCAAGGTCTATGCCCGGCCGCTGGAGTTGTTCAATGGCGTCAAGCTCAGCCGCGACGACTTCCTCACCGAGCTCGATGCCCTCGGCTATCGCCGCGAAAAGACCGTGGACGGCCCTGGCAGCGTCTCCGTGGGCGCCTCCACGGTCGATCTGAATGCCCGTGGGTTCCAGTTCTATGAAGGAATGGAGCCGCCCCGAGCGATCCGGGTCCGCTTCGCCGGTGGCACCGTTTCGGGTGTCAGTGCCCTGGACGGCAGCAACCTCGCCGTGGCTCGTCTGGAGCCGCTGATGATCGGTGGCATCTATCCGGCGCACAACGAAGATCGCATTCTCATCAAGCTCGACCAGGCCCCACCGCACCTGGTCGATGGCCTGGTAGCTGTGGAAGACCGGGAGTTCTGGCATCACCATGGTGTCTCGCCCAAGTCCATCGCGCGCGCCGTCTGGGTCAACGCCACCAGCGGTCAGGTACGCCAGGGCGGCAGCACCCTGACCCAGCAGCTGGTCAAGAACTTCTATCTCACCAACGAGCGCAGCATCACCCGCAAGGGCACCGAAGCGCTGATGGCCCTGCTCCTGGAGCTGCACTACAGCAAGCAGGAAATCCTCGAGGCCTATCTCAACGAGGTGTTCCTCGGCCAGGACGGTTCGCGCGCCATCCATGGCTTCGGTCTGGCCGCGCAGTACTTCTTCGGGCAGCCCTTCAGCGAGCTGAAGCTGCATCAGGTCGCCCTGCTGGTCGGCCTGGTGAAGGGCCCGTCCTACTACAATCCGCGCCGCTACCCCGAGCGCGCCATGACCCGCCGCAACCTGGTACTCGACCTCATGGCCGAGCAGGGCGTGGTCAGCGCCACCGAAGCCGAGGCGGCCAAGGCTCGGCCACTGGGCATCACCAAGGCCGGCAGCCTGACCAACAGCTCCTTCCCGGCCTTCGTCGACCTGGTCAAGCGCCAGCTCAAGCAGGACTACCGCGACGAAGACCTCACCGAGGAAGGCCTGCGCATCTTCACCAGCTTCGACCCCATTCTGCAGACCAAGGCCGAGGCGGCCATGGCCGAGTCCATGAAGCGCATCGACGGCCGCAAGGGCGCGGAAAACGTCGAGTCGGCCATGGTGGTGACCAATCCGGAAACCGGTGAGGTCCAGGCCCTGCTCGGCGGTCGCGATCCGCGCTTCGCCGGCTACAACCGGGCACTCGATGCGGTCCGTCAGGTTGGCTCGCTGATCAAGCCGGCGGTCTATCTCACTGCCCTGGAGCGGCCCAGCAAGTACACCCTGACCACCCTGATCCAGGACGAGCCCTTCTCGGTAAAGGGTGCCGACGGCCAGGTCTGGCGGCCGCAGAACTATGAGCACAAGGCGCACGGCACCATCTTCCTCTACCAGGGGCTGGCGCACTCCTACAACCTGTCCACGGCCCGCCTGGGCCTGGACCTGGGGCTGCCCGAGGTGCTCAAGACCGTCGAGCGCCTGGGTGTGAGCCGCGCCTTGCCGCCTTATCCGGCGACCCTGCTCGGTGCCGGCGCCCTGACGCCCATGGAAGTGGCGACCATGTACCAGACGCTGGCCAATGGTGGCTTCAATACCCCGCTGCGCAGTATCCGCAGCGTGCTCGATGCCAATGGCGAGCCGCTCAAGCGCTATCCCTTCCAGATCGAGCAGCGCTTCGATACCGGCGCCATCTACCTGGTGCAGTACGCCATGCAGCGGGTGATGCGCGAGGGCACCGGGCGTTCGGTCTACAACCAGATTCCCACCAGCGTGAATCTGGCGGGCAAGACCGGCACCACCAACGATTCCCGCGACAGCTGGTTCTCCGGCTTCAGCCAGGATCTGCTGGCGGTGGTCTGGCTGGGGCGTGACGACAACGGCAAGACGCCGCTGACCGGCGCCACTGGCGCCCTGCAGGTCTGGAGCAACTTCATGCGCCGTGCCGATCCCGTGTCGCTGGACATGCCGGTGCCGGACAACATCGTCCAGGCCTGGGTGGATGCCACCACCGGCCGCGGCACGGACCCCTCGTGTCCCAATGCGGTACAGATGCCTTATATTCGCGGCAGTGAGCCGCCGCCCGGGGTTGCCTGTGGCGCGCCGGCTGCGCCTGCTGCCAGCGGGAACGGCAACGGCGGCAATCCGGTCATGGACTGGGTCAAGGGTTGGTTGAATTGA